From Salvelinus sp. IW2-2015 unplaced genomic scaffold, ASM291031v2 Un_scaffold1957, whole genome shotgun sequence, a single genomic window includes:
- the LOC112072549 gene encoding uncharacterized protein has translation MTRTAVLRPACRSRGPASLPPQPEEQLGGEQQQFRALRAAEDCLSHQLQQLSRPNAPSTPHLHHIATSRRSPLPEPHRCPVHLRRVSQPTVQGWLPQTRPAAGERESTTTSTHLLHVQRPTTMRITGQQTVVCTPETKDTLGQEPGQESGQEPAGAWTEQLPGRDQENHFAGPPHSTAPLPLTPGMYGQISHPDVGRPGSIMGSGADWVSGAWTTRTGQVSHLHLTLSPGPTGAEERSRRLLSFAPVRHSSAVSSSVDVDESLGYTPEPARANQTRSQENRDTIWRQGHETADASVQITTGTATSTFPQCFTPPQRLTGTGPSRQAALSVLLPYKPHGSEEMFYISQTHTDPRLSPRSTLRAREHQVDPVVDRGVKHQHTEGIYSKRQRLGDSYSMERTGTAMPVDEGQPMIDQRTPQSICFSHVTGGLTRGPAVPTTTTRGPAIPSTTTRGPAIPSITTRGPAIPSTTTRGPAVPSTTTRGPAIPSTTTRGPAVPSTTTRGPAIPSTTTRGPAIPSTTTRGPAIPSTTTRGPSGAMRDHGTSITTSTQTQGVPDTDRLVQPSLRCSLGVGEEDLEVFQPLHVEMDYSSMDLHHHYPKTHHLHMDHQISNAHLVPTSAPHPGMEREPGRRDHSLAQRSGSTLDQLWRRFSERWSLEEARPTNEREASLLERLERLSRLIHSTSSFLPEPEPRQQTDTTEQEGGGRRERKSSRKEEGRRRGGVEEGRRRGGVEEGRRREGVEEGRRGGGVEEGRRRREESSSGRSDPDANPNQAKPRVPRQAWEQQDEEPAEGEDCPASYSSSPSHRPARSQYLCPAERERSGSISGATSSSMSTIDTARLVRAFGAHRVRGLNIGGTISSHRTSHSLSKLYSTILRQSKEQRRGGSRETPHVPSESTGTDDSVVPADSASSTSTYTLPSHRGPSHSKKAVRHVSKGVQAGDLEIVSNGTRRHTRDVGTTFPSPGSARGARVLPSHSGSKRGRAGDRSPPPKTQRKRKMSQPSAKPYYPQGVSWHIPAEDLRAEGRKENKPEQQPPQGPVWFEPYSRTTRPWREPLRQRQIQDRERLTDRLQTNQLEADRDRPSERQHIKHSIITPPGPPGPEPTGNAPAALVRISLQG, from the exons ATGACACGGACAGCAGTACTGCGTCCAGCCTGTAGGTCCAGGGGGCCAGCCTCCCTCCCACCCCAGCCTGAGGAGCAGTTGGGTGGGGAGCAGCAGCAGTTCAGGGCCCTGAGGGCAGCAGAGGACTGTCTGTCCCACCAGCTACAGCAGCTGAGCAGACCC AACGCACCCTCCACCCCTCACCTCCATCACATTGCCACCTCCCGCCGCTCCCCCCTCCCCGAGCCTCACAGGTGTCCGGTTCACCTTAGAAGGGTCTCCCAACCAACAGTGCAGGGGTGGCTACCTCAGACACGCCcagcagcaggagagagggagagcaccaCCACCTCGACACATCTGCTCCATGTCCAGAGACCCACCACCATGAGGATCACAGGCCAACAGACAGTCGTCTGTACCCCAGAGACAAAAGACACACTGGGCCAGGAGCCGGGCCAGGAGTCGGGCCAGGAACCGGCAGGAGCCTGGACGGAGCAG CTGCCTGGTAGAGACCAAGAGAACCACTTTGCTGGTCCCCCCCACTCTACAGCTCCTCTCCCTCTAACCCCAGGCATGTACGGGCAGATTTCTCACCCCGACGTAGGGCGTCCTGGGTCCATCATGGGTTCTGGAGCAGACTGGGTCTCTGGAGCTTGGACCACCAGGACGGGTCAGGTCTCCCACCTCCACCTCACCCTCTCCCCTGGTCCTACAGGGGCTGAAGAGAGGTCCCGGAGACTTCTGTCCTTTGCTCCTGTCAGACACTCCTCTGCTGTCTCCAGCAGTGTTGACGTAGACGAGAGCCTAGGATACACCCCCGAGCCTGCCCGGGCCAATCAGACGAGGTCGCAGGAGAACAGAGATACAATTTGGAGACAGGGGCATGAGACGGCCGACGCCTCAGTTCAGATCACCACGGGAACGGCAACCTCCACCTTCCCACAATGCTTCACACCTCCCCAGAGGCTGACTGGTACCGGTCCGTCTAGGCAGGCGGCGCTGTCGGTTCTGTTGCCATATAAACCACACGGCAGTGAGGAGATGTTCTACATATCCCAGACACATACGGACCCACGGCTTTCCCCC AGATCAACTCTGCGAGCACGAGAGCACCAGGTGGACCCGGTGGTGGACAGGGGGGTCAAACATCAACACACAGAGGGTATCTACAGCAAGAGACAAAGACTGGGAGACAGCTACAGTATGGAGAGGACAG GTACCGCCATGCCAGTGGATGAAGGCCAACCAATGATTGACCAGCGTACTCCACAGTCAATATGCTTCTCTCATGTAACAGGAGGGTTAACCAGAGGACCTGCTGTACCAACCACCACCACTAGAGGTCCTGCTATACCCTCCACCACCACTAGAGGTCCTGCTATACCCTCCATCACCACTAGAGGTCCTGCTATACCCTCCACCACCACTAGAGGTCCTGCTGTACCCTCCACCACCACTAGAGGTCCTGCTATACCCTCCACCACCACTAGAGGTCCTGCTGTACCCTCCACCACCACTAGAG GTCCTGCTATACCCTCCACCACCACTAGAGGTCCTGCTATACCCTCCACCACCACTAGAGGTCCTGCTATACCCTCCACCACCACTAGAGGTCCATCTGGGGCCATGCGAGACCATGGAACCTCAATCACCACCTCCACACAAACCCAGGGGGTCCCAGACACAGACCGCCTTGTCCAGCCCTCCCTTCGCTGCAGCctgggggtgggggaggaggaccTGGAGGTTTTCCAGCCTCTGCATGTAGAGATGGACTATAGTTCTATGGACCTCCACCATCACTACCCCAAAACTCACCATCTTCACATGGACCACCAGATCTCCAACGCTCACCTTGTCCCAACCTCAGCCCCTCACCCAGGGATGGAGCGAGAGCCGGGGAGGCGGGACCACAGTCTAGCCCAGCGGAGTGGCAGCACTCTGGACCAACTGTGGCGCAGGTTCAGTGAGAGGTGGAGCCTGGAGGAGGCCCGGCCCACCAATGAGAGAGAGGCGTCCCTTCTGGAGCGGCTGGAGCGTCTGTCCCGCCTCATCCACAgcacctcctccttcctcccagaGCCAGAACCAAGGCAGCAGACTGACACCACAGaacaagagggaggagggagaagagaacggAAGAGTAgtaggaaggaggaagggaggagaagaggaggtgtggaggaagggaggagaagaggaggtgttgaggaagggaggagaagagaaggtgtggaggaagggaggagaggaggaggtgttgaggaagggaggagaaggagagaggagagcagcagtGGACGGAGCGATCCCGATGCTAACCCTAACCAGGCTAAGCCTCGTGTTCCGCGCCAGGCCTGGGAGCAGCAGGATGAGGAGCCCGCAGAGGGGGAGGACTGCCCAGCCTCTTACAGCTCTAGCCCCTCCCACCGCCCGGCCCGCAGCCAATACCTGtgtccagcagagagagagaggtctgggagcATCTCAGGGGCGACCAGCAGCTCCATGTCTACAATAGACACAGCCCGACTGGTGAGGGCCTTCGGAGCCCACAGGGTCAGAGGGCTGAATATAGGAG GGACTATCTCCAGTCACAGGACCAGTCACAGCCTTAGTAAACTGTACAGCACCATCCTTCGGCAGAgcaaggagcagaggagaggaggatccaGAGAGACTCCTCATGTCCCCTCAGAGTCTACTGGCACTGATGACTCTGTA GTTCCAGCTGACTCTGCATCATCAACCAGCACCTACACCCTCCCCTCGCATCGTGGCCCCTCCCACTCCAAGAAGGCAGTCAGACATGTCAGCAAAGGCGTACAGGCAG GGGACCTGGAGATTGTGAGTAACGGAACGCGTCGCCACACCCGTGACGTTGGCACAACGTTCCCCTCGCCAGGCTCAGCCAGGGGTGCCAGGGTGCTCCCCTCACACTCTGGTAGCAAGAGGGGTAGAGCGGGGGACAGGAGCCCTCCTCCTAAAacccagaggaagaggaagatgagccAACCCTCTGCCAAGCCCTACTACCCTCAAG GTGTATCATGGCACATCCCTGCTGAGGACCTGAGAGCTGAGGGCAGGAAGGAGAACAAACCAGAGCAGCAGCCTCCCCAGGGCCCGGTCTGGTTTGAACCCTACAGCAGAACCACCCGGCCCTGGAGAGAACCGCtcagacagagacaaatacaggACAG ggagagactgacagacagactacagACCAATCAGCTGGAGGCTGACCGGGACAGACCCAGTGAGAGGCAGCACATCAAGCACAGCATCATCACCCCTCCTGGGCCTCCTGGGCCTGAACCCACTGGCAACGCCCCCGCCGCTCTGGTCCGCATCTCTCTCCAG